One window of Balearica regulorum gibbericeps isolate bBalReg1 chromosome 20, bBalReg1.pri, whole genome shotgun sequence genomic DNA carries:
- the BRD3 gene encoding bromodomain-containing protein 3 isoform X4 encodes MAQALEKIFLQKVAQMPQEEVELLPPVPKGKGRKPSAGTQSAGAQQAVAVSSVSPPAPFQNVPPAVSQTPVIAATPVPTITANVPPVTAPPAAAPPPPAAPIMPVVPPTPPVVKKKGVKRKADTTTPTTSAITASRSESPTPLSDPKQAKIIARRESGGRPIKPPKKDLEDGEVPQHAGKKGKLSEHLKYCDSILKEMLSKKHAAYAWPFYKPVDAEALELHDYHDIIKHPMDLSTVKKKMDSREYQDAQGFAADIRLMFSNCYKYNPPDHEVVAMARKLQDVFEMRFAKMPDEPAEAPPPPPPTAPVVSKSTESSHSSEESSSDSDSSDSEEERATRLAELQEQLKAVHEQLAALSQAPVNKPKKKKEKKEKEKKKKDKEKEKEKHKVKAEEEKKPKVAQPPKQTQQKKAPAKKANSTTTSNRQPKKGGKQASATYDSDEEEEGLPMTYDEKRQLSLDINRLPGEKLGRVVHIIQSREPSLRDSNPDEIEIDFETLKPTTLRELERYVKSCLQKKQRKPFSASGKKQAAKSKEELAQEKKKELEKRLQDVSGQLNNNKKPAKKEKSGSAPFGGPSRLSSSSSSESGSSSSSGSSSDSSDSE; translated from the exons ATGGCCCAAGCCCTGGAGAAGATATTTCTGCAGAAGGTTGCTCAGATGCCTCAGGAGGAAGTCGAATTATTACCCCCAGTTCCTAAAGGCAAAGGTCGCAAGCCATCAGCGGGCACGCAGAGTGCAG GAGCGCAGCAAGCAGTGGCCGTGTCTTCCGTCTCCCCGCCGGCCCCGTTCCAGAACGTCCCTCCAGCCGTGTCTCAGACGCCCGTCATTGCTGCCACCCCTGTGCCAACCATCACTGCTAATGTCCCGCCTGTCACTGCCCCTCCCGCCGCTGCTCCCCCTCCGCCTGCTGCTCCGATAATGCCCGTGGTGCCTCCCACGCCACCAGTAGTCAAG aaaaaggGAGTGAAGCGGAAAGCAGACACGACAACCCCCACCACCTCTGCGATCACTGCCAGCCGAAGCGAGTCGCCCACACCCCTCTCGGACCCCAAGCAGGCCAAAATCATCGCTCGACGGGAGAGCGGCGGGCGGCCCATCAAACCACCAAAGAAAGACCTTGAAGACGGAGAGGTCCCTCAGCATGCAGGGAAGAAGGGCAAACTCTCTGagcacctcaagtactgtgaCAGCATTCTTAAGGAGATGCTCTCGAAGAAGCATGCAGCCTATGCATGGCCCTTTTACAAGCCTGTTGATGCAGAGGCCTTGGAATTACATGACTATCATGATATTATCAAACACCCCATGGATCTCAGTACTGTTAAA aaaaaaatggacagTCGGGAATACCAAGATGCACAAGGTTTTGCAGCAGATATTCGGTTAATGTTCTCTAATTGTTACAAGTACAATCCTCCAGACCATGAAGTGGTAGCGATGGCCAGGAAGCTCCAG GATGTCTTTGAGATGAGGTTTGCAAAGATGCCCGATGAGCCTGCAGAGgccccacctcctcctccaccaacAGCACCAGTGGTGAGCAAAAGCACAGAGAGCAGTCACAGCAGCGAGGAGAGCTCTTCTGACTCGGATAGCTCAGACTCAGAGGAAGAGCGAGCGACTCGGCTGGCGGAGCTCCAGGAGCAG CTAAAGGCTGTCCATGAGCAGCTAGCTGCATTGTCACAAGCACCAGTgaacaaaccaaagaaaaaaaaagagaagaaggaaaaagagaagaaaaagaaagataaagagaaggaaaaagaaaagcacaaagtaaaagctgaggaggagaagaaaccCAAGGTGGCtcaaccaccaaaacaaacccaacagaaGAAAGCCCCAGctaagaaagcaaacagcacaacCACCTCTAACAG GCAGCCCAAGAAAGGAGGCAAACAGGCATCTGCAACCTACGATTCagacgaggaggaggaaggtctACCCATGACGTATGATGAGAAACGACAACTCAGCTTGGACATCAACCGTCTGCCTGGGGAGAAGCTGGGCAGGGTGGTGCACATCATCCAGTCGCGGGAACCTTCTCTCAGAGACTCCAATCCTGACGAGATAGAAATAGATTTTGAAACATTGAAGCCCACAACTTTACGAGAACTGGAGAGATACGTGAAATCttgtttacagaaaaaacaaaggaaaccGTTTT CTGCAAGTgggaaaaagcaagcagcaaagtCAAAAGAAGAGTTAgctcaggaaaagaagaaagaactaGAAAAACGGTTACAGGATGTCAGCGGGCAGctaaacaacaacaagaaaCCTGCAAAGAAAG AGAAATCTGGCTCAGCTCCCTTCGGAGGCCCTTCCCGTCTCAGCAGTAGCAGCTCCTCCGAGTCcgggagcagcagctccagcggCTCCAGCTCAGACAGCAGCGATTCGGAATGA
- the BRD3 gene encoding bromodomain-containing protein 3 isoform X3: MLDLTATNKLILTFAMPTDDIVLMAQALEKIFLQKVAQMPQEEVELLPPVPKGKGRKPSAGTQSAGAQQAVAVSSVSPPAPFQNVPPAVSQTPVIAATPVPTITANVPPVTAPPAAAPPPPAAPIMPVVPPTPPVVKKKGVKRKADTTTPTTSAITASRSESPTPLSDPKQAKIIARRESGGRPIKPPKKDLEDGEVPQHAGKKGKLSEHLKYCDSILKEMLSKKHAAYAWPFYKPVDAEALELHDYHDIIKHPMDLSTVKKKMDSREYQDAQGFAADIRLMFSNCYKYNPPDHEVVAMARKLQDVFEMRFAKMPDEPAEAPPPPPPTAPVVSKSTESSHSSEESSSDSDSSDSEEERATRLAELQEQLKAVHEQLAALSQAPVNKPKKKKEKKEKEKKKKDKEKEKEKHKVKAEEEKKPKVAQPPKQTQQKKAPAKKANSTTTSNRQPKKGGKQASATYDSDEEEEGLPMTYDEKRQLSLDINRLPGEKLGRVVHIIQSREPSLRDSNPDEIEIDFETLKPTTLRELERYVKSCLQKKQRKPFSASGKKQAAKSKEELAQEKKKELEKRLQDVSGQLNNNKKPAKKEKSGSAPFGGPSRLSSSSSSESGSSSSSGSSSDSSDSE; encoded by the exons CCCACAGATGACATCGTCCTCATGGCCCAAGCCCTGGAGAAGATATTTCTGCAGAAGGTTGCTCAGATGCCTCAGGAGGAAGTCGAATTATTACCCCCAGTTCCTAAAGGCAAAGGTCGCAAGCCATCAGCGGGCACGCAGAGTGCAG GAGCGCAGCAAGCAGTGGCCGTGTCTTCCGTCTCCCCGCCGGCCCCGTTCCAGAACGTCCCTCCAGCCGTGTCTCAGACGCCCGTCATTGCTGCCACCCCTGTGCCAACCATCACTGCTAATGTCCCGCCTGTCACTGCCCCTCCCGCCGCTGCTCCCCCTCCGCCTGCTGCTCCGATAATGCCCGTGGTGCCTCCCACGCCACCAGTAGTCAAG aaaaaggGAGTGAAGCGGAAAGCAGACACGACAACCCCCACCACCTCTGCGATCACTGCCAGCCGAAGCGAGTCGCCCACACCCCTCTCGGACCCCAAGCAGGCCAAAATCATCGCTCGACGGGAGAGCGGCGGGCGGCCCATCAAACCACCAAAGAAAGACCTTGAAGACGGAGAGGTCCCTCAGCATGCAGGGAAGAAGGGCAAACTCTCTGagcacctcaagtactgtgaCAGCATTCTTAAGGAGATGCTCTCGAAGAAGCATGCAGCCTATGCATGGCCCTTTTACAAGCCTGTTGATGCAGAGGCCTTGGAATTACATGACTATCATGATATTATCAAACACCCCATGGATCTCAGTACTGTTAAA aaaaaaatggacagTCGGGAATACCAAGATGCACAAGGTTTTGCAGCAGATATTCGGTTAATGTTCTCTAATTGTTACAAGTACAATCCTCCAGACCATGAAGTGGTAGCGATGGCCAGGAAGCTCCAG GATGTCTTTGAGATGAGGTTTGCAAAGATGCCCGATGAGCCTGCAGAGgccccacctcctcctccaccaacAGCACCAGTGGTGAGCAAAAGCACAGAGAGCAGTCACAGCAGCGAGGAGAGCTCTTCTGACTCGGATAGCTCAGACTCAGAGGAAGAGCGAGCGACTCGGCTGGCGGAGCTCCAGGAGCAG CTAAAGGCTGTCCATGAGCAGCTAGCTGCATTGTCACAAGCACCAGTgaacaaaccaaagaaaaaaaaagagaagaaggaaaaagagaagaaaaagaaagataaagagaaggaaaaagaaaagcacaaagtaaaagctgaggaggagaagaaaccCAAGGTGGCtcaaccaccaaaacaaacccaacagaaGAAAGCCCCAGctaagaaagcaaacagcacaacCACCTCTAACAG GCAGCCCAAGAAAGGAGGCAAACAGGCATCTGCAACCTACGATTCagacgaggaggaggaaggtctACCCATGACGTATGATGAGAAACGACAACTCAGCTTGGACATCAACCGTCTGCCTGGGGAGAAGCTGGGCAGGGTGGTGCACATCATCCAGTCGCGGGAACCTTCTCTCAGAGACTCCAATCCTGACGAGATAGAAATAGATTTTGAAACATTGAAGCCCACAACTTTACGAGAACTGGAGAGATACGTGAAATCttgtttacagaaaaaacaaaggaaaccGTTTT CTGCAAGTgggaaaaagcaagcagcaaagtCAAAAGAAGAGTTAgctcaggaaaagaagaaagaactaGAAAAACGGTTACAGGATGTCAGCGGGCAGctaaacaacaacaagaaaCCTGCAAAGAAAG AGAAATCTGGCTCAGCTCCCTTCGGAGGCCCTTCCCGTCTCAGCAGTAGCAGCTCCTCCGAGTCcgggagcagcagctccagcggCTCCAGCTCAGACAGCAGCGATTCGGAATGA
- the BRD3 gene encoding bromodomain-containing protein 3 isoform X2 translates to MSTVTSAIQAPQGPVNPPPPEVTNPNKPGRKTNQLQYMQNVVVKTLWKHQFAWPFYQPVDAIKLNLPPTDDIVLMAQALEKIFLQKVAQMPQEEVELLPPVPKGKGRKPSAGTQSAGAQQAVAVSSVSPPAPFQNVPPAVSQTPVIAATPVPTITANVPPVTAPPAAAPPPPAAPIMPVVPPTPPVVKKKGVKRKADTTTPTTSAITASRSESPTPLSDPKQAKIIARRESGGRPIKPPKKDLEDGEVPQHAGKKGKLSEHLKYCDSILKEMLSKKHAAYAWPFYKPVDAEALELHDYHDIIKHPMDLSTVKKKMDSREYQDAQGFAADIRLMFSNCYKYNPPDHEVVAMARKLQDVFEMRFAKMPDEPAEAPPPPPPTAPVVSKSTESSHSSEESSSDSDSSDSEEERATRLAELQEQLKAVHEQLAALSQAPVNKPKKKKEKKEKEKKKKDKEKEKEKHKVKAEEEKKPKVAQPPKQTQQKKAPAKKANSTTTSNRQPKKGGKQASATYDSDEEEEGLPMTYDEKRQLSLDINRLPGEKLGRVVHIIQSREPSLRDSNPDEIEIDFETLKPTTLRELERYVKSCLQKKQRKPFSASGKKQAAKSKEELAQEKKKELEKRLQDVSGQLNNNKKPAKKEKSGSAPFGGPSRLSSSSSSESGSSSSSGSSSDSSDSE, encoded by the exons CCCACAGATGACATCGTCCTCATGGCCCAAGCCCTGGAGAAGATATTTCTGCAGAAGGTTGCTCAGATGCCTCAGGAGGAAGTCGAATTATTACCCCCAGTTCCTAAAGGCAAAGGTCGCAAGCCATCAGCGGGCACGCAGAGTGCAG GAGCGCAGCAAGCAGTGGCCGTGTCTTCCGTCTCCCCGCCGGCCCCGTTCCAGAACGTCCCTCCAGCCGTGTCTCAGACGCCCGTCATTGCTGCCACCCCTGTGCCAACCATCACTGCTAATGTCCCGCCTGTCACTGCCCCTCCCGCCGCTGCTCCCCCTCCGCCTGCTGCTCCGATAATGCCCGTGGTGCCTCCCACGCCACCAGTAGTCAAG aaaaaggGAGTGAAGCGGAAAGCAGACACGACAACCCCCACCACCTCTGCGATCACTGCCAGCCGAAGCGAGTCGCCCACACCCCTCTCGGACCCCAAGCAGGCCAAAATCATCGCTCGACGGGAGAGCGGCGGGCGGCCCATCAAACCACCAAAGAAAGACCTTGAAGACGGAGAGGTCCCTCAGCATGCAGGGAAGAAGGGCAAACTCTCTGagcacctcaagtactgtgaCAGCATTCTTAAGGAGATGCTCTCGAAGAAGCATGCAGCCTATGCATGGCCCTTTTACAAGCCTGTTGATGCAGAGGCCTTGGAATTACATGACTATCATGATATTATCAAACACCCCATGGATCTCAGTACTGTTAAA aaaaaaatggacagTCGGGAATACCAAGATGCACAAGGTTTTGCAGCAGATATTCGGTTAATGTTCTCTAATTGTTACAAGTACAATCCTCCAGACCATGAAGTGGTAGCGATGGCCAGGAAGCTCCAG GATGTCTTTGAGATGAGGTTTGCAAAGATGCCCGATGAGCCTGCAGAGgccccacctcctcctccaccaacAGCACCAGTGGTGAGCAAAAGCACAGAGAGCAGTCACAGCAGCGAGGAGAGCTCTTCTGACTCGGATAGCTCAGACTCAGAGGAAGAGCGAGCGACTCGGCTGGCGGAGCTCCAGGAGCAG CTAAAGGCTGTCCATGAGCAGCTAGCTGCATTGTCACAAGCACCAGTgaacaaaccaaagaaaaaaaaagagaagaaggaaaaagagaagaaaaagaaagataaagagaaggaaaaagaaaagcacaaagtaaaagctgaggaggagaagaaaccCAAGGTGGCtcaaccaccaaaacaaacccaacagaaGAAAGCCCCAGctaagaaagcaaacagcacaacCACCTCTAACAG GCAGCCCAAGAAAGGAGGCAAACAGGCATCTGCAACCTACGATTCagacgaggaggaggaaggtctACCCATGACGTATGATGAGAAACGACAACTCAGCTTGGACATCAACCGTCTGCCTGGGGAGAAGCTGGGCAGGGTGGTGCACATCATCCAGTCGCGGGAACCTTCTCTCAGAGACTCCAATCCTGACGAGATAGAAATAGATTTTGAAACATTGAAGCCCACAACTTTACGAGAACTGGAGAGATACGTGAAATCttgtttacagaaaaaacaaaggaaaccGTTTT CTGCAAGTgggaaaaagcaagcagcaaagtCAAAAGAAGAGTTAgctcaggaaaagaagaaagaactaGAAAAACGGTTACAGGATGTCAGCGGGCAGctaaacaacaacaagaaaCCTGCAAAGAAAG AGAAATCTGGCTCAGCTCCCTTCGGAGGCCCTTCCCGTCTCAGCAGTAGCAGCTCCTCCGAGTCcgggagcagcagctccagcggCTCCAGCTCAGACAGCAGCGATTCGGAATGA
- the BRD3OS gene encoding uncharacterized protein BRD3OS, with amino-acid sequence MTDKVMNGRVPLPEKALSEGYARLRYRDTSLLIWQQQQQKLESAPPNTYLSRSRSMWYSQYGNEAILVRDKNKLDVSRDTGQSKFCAIM; translated from the coding sequence ATGACTGACAAAGTAATGAACGggagggtgcccctgcctgAAAAAGCCTTGTCTGAGGGCTACGCTCGGCTGCGGTACAGGGACACCTCGCTGCTcatctggcagcagcagcagcagaaactggaGTCAGCCCCCCCCAACACTTACCTGAGCCGGAGTCGGAGCATGTGGTACTCGCAGTACGGCAACGAAGCCATCCTGGTGCGGGACAAAAACAAGCTGGATGTCTCCAGGGACACAGGGCAATCCAAATTTTGTGCTATTATGTAA